In Amaranthus tricolor cultivar Red isolate AtriRed21 chromosome 3, ASM2621246v1, whole genome shotgun sequence, a single window of DNA contains:
- the LOC130808745 gene encoding GDSL esterase/lipase At5g55050-like — MASSTVVNCRKRVLINYYMITILMINILFISIRAEQLVPALFVFGDSLVDVGNNNHLPLSIAKADFPHNGIDFPTHKPTGRFSNGKNAADFLAEKMGVQSSPPYLSLTRIKSSNFSSGVSFASGGAGIFDGTDQLFKQSLTLNNQITYFGTVQATMMQQLGQMEAQILLSKSVLAIVIGSNDIFGYFGSSSSSSQMKKGTPQQYVDSMLLAFRGQLKRLYDLGARKFAIFGVAAVGCCPAQRERNKTEACNEAANSGALNYNKGLISLLQEYQTQLKDFQYSYFDTYSFFLSLIQHPATYGFKEEKAACCGLGNLNAKIACIPISTYCSNRNDHIFWDFYHPTEAAARMIIDTAFSGPRNYAFPVNIEQLVSL, encoded by the exons ATGGCTTCCTCAACAGTAGTAAATTGCAGAAAAAGagtattaataaattattatatgatcacaattttaatgattaatattttattcatttctATAAGAGCTGAACAGCTTGTACCAGCTTTGTTTGTGTTTGGAGATTCATTAGTTGATGTTGGTAACAACAATCATCTCCCTCTTTCCATTGCCAAGGCTGATTTTCCCCATAATGGCATTGATTTTCCCACCCACAAACCTACTGGAAGGTTTAGCAATGGCAAGAATGCTGCTGATTTTCTTG CTGAGAAGATGGGAGTGCAGTCATCACCGCCATACCTTTCATTGACGCGCATTAAAAGTAGCAACTTTTCAAGTGGTGTTAGCTTTGCATCTGGAGGTGCTGGAATCTTTGATGGCACTGATCAACTTTTC AAACAGTCATTGACGTTAAACAACCAAATAACGTACTTCGGGACAGTACAAGCGACAATGATGCAACAACTGGGACAAATGGAAGCACAGATACTGTTATCAAAATCTGTGTTAGCGATTGTGATAGGAAGCAATGATATATTTGGGTATTTTGGATCGTCTTCTTCTTCCAGCCAAATGAAGAAAGGTACTCCACAGCAATATGTCGATTCCATGCTCCTCGCTTTCAGAGGTCAATTgaag AGATTATATGATTTGGGGGCTCGAAAATTCGCAATATTCGGGGTGGCAGCGGTAGGGTGTTGCCCAGCACAGAGAGAAAGGAACAAAACTGAAGCTTGCAATGAAGCAGCCAATTCAGGGGCTTTGAATTACAACAAAGGACTTATATCACTTCTTCAGGAATACCAAACACAACTTAAAGATTTCCAATATAGCTACTTTGACACTTACAGCTTCTTCCTTAGTCTCATTCAACATCCTGCTACTTACG GATTCAAGGAAGAGAAAGCAGCATGTTGTGGATTGGGGAATCTGAATGCAAAAATAGCATGCATACCCATATCTACTTATTGTTCCAACAGAAATGATCATATTTTCTGGGATTTTTACCATCCAACAGAAGCAGCTGCTCGCATGATAATCGATACAGCTTTCAGCGGACCTCGGAATTACGCTTTTCCGGTGAATATCGAGCAGCTTGTTTCACTTTAA